The Halomonas sp. KG2 genome contains a region encoding:
- a CDS encoding ABC transporter ATP-binding protein encodes MAALEIHNVRKEFGSERVLKDVSISIDSGEFLILVGPSGCGKSTLMNAIAGLEPVTSGNIYIDGEDVTWRTPAERDIAMVFQSYALYPSMTVRQNISFGLEMRKVPKAERVGAVERVADLLQISHLLERKPAQLSGGQRQRVAMGRALAREPKVYLFDEPLSNLDAKLRVDMRTEIKKLHQRLGTTIVYVTHDQVEAMTLADCIAVMRDGNILQLGSPDEVYNNPVDMFVAGFMGSPSMNFIRATLETAGDGYALRIATPDEDDVLLPWPSERNAAGLVEQLNKPIILGLRPEHFSEEDVRLSEQAEGTLMEARVSVVEPTGADILLRLPLGEQEITARVGPKCAIAPGERLSLRVDMARAVLFDAETEQRLA; translated from the coding sequence ATGGCAGCGTTAGAAATTCACAACGTGCGCAAAGAGTTCGGCAGCGAGCGGGTGCTGAAAGATGTCAGTATTTCGATTGATTCTGGTGAATTCCTGATTTTGGTGGGGCCATCTGGCTGTGGTAAATCCACGCTGATGAACGCCATCGCCGGGCTGGAGCCGGTGACTAGCGGCAATATCTATATCGACGGCGAAGACGTCACTTGGCGCACACCTGCTGAGCGGGATATTGCCATGGTGTTTCAGTCCTACGCGCTCTATCCCAGCATGACCGTACGGCAAAACATCAGCTTTGGGCTGGAAATGCGCAAGGTGCCCAAAGCCGAGCGTGTCGGTGCCGTAGAGCGCGTGGCCGATCTGCTGCAAATCTCTCACCTGCTTGAACGTAAGCCTGCCCAGCTTTCGGGTGGCCAGCGTCAGCGGGTGGCCATGGGGCGGGCGCTGGCACGTGAGCCCAAGGTGTATCTATTTGACGAGCCGCTATCAAATCTGGACGCAAAGCTGCGGGTGGATATGCGTACCGAGATTAAAAAGCTCCACCAGCGCTTAGGCACCACAATTGTTTACGTCACTCATGACCAAGTTGAAGCAATGACCCTGGCCGACTGCATCGCGGTGATGCGTGATGGCAATATCCTGCAGCTTGGTAGCCCCGATGAGGTGTATAACAACCCGGTCGATATGTTCGTCGCAGGCTTTATGGGGTCTCCATCAATGAACTTTATTCGCGCGACGCTTGAGACGGCAGGCGATGGCTATGCACTACGTATTGCCACCCCTGATGAAGACGATGTATTGCTGCCATGGCCCTCTGAACGCAATGCAGCGGGGCTTGTGGAACAGCTGAATAAGCCAATTATTCTTGGGCTACGACCAGAACATTTCAGCGAGGAGGATGTTCGGCTGAGCGAGCAGGCGGAAGGGACACTAATGGAGGCCAGGGTAAGCGTGGTTGAGCCGACCGGTGCCGATATTCTGCTACGCCTGCCGCTGGGAGAGCAGGAAATCACCGCCAGGGTAGGACCCAAGTGCGCAATTGCACCCGGCGAACGCTTGTCGCTACGCGTCGATATGGCCCGCGCCGTGCTGTTTGATGCCGAGACTGAACAGCGCTTGGCTTGA
- a CDS encoding BCCT family transporter: MSTKSDPESPPMASDMQTDYVVGQDNIEGSFGPIGFDIHNRVFAVSALASVVFIILTLLFPERAGSIFQSIVAFSTGTLDWYFMILVDFFILFCLALVVLPYGSVRLGGPDARPDHSYLSWFAMLFTAGIGIGLLFFGVLEPVYHANVSLPLGITSPFGSDGTLNPDAIADASAMGLAGTYLHWGLHGWAVYVVMALALGIFTYNKGLPFSIRSAFFPILGERVWGWWGHAIDILAVFATLFGLATSLGLGAQQANAGMNFVFGMEVNTTTQVIVIVLVTAVALVSVWRGLEGGLKKLSEFNMILAVLFFFFVLFAGPTLIALSGFMSGLVTYVADFLPLSAPFGRDDDAYRQSWTIFYWAWWISWAPFVGMFIARVSRGRTVREFVLCVLLVPSLFIFIWMGVFGATALDQLYADPASSLVKEYVIDNYRPELSLFGMLNELPLTGIMSTLGIVLALIFFVTSSDSGSLVIDTITAGGKIDAPRPQRMFWAIVEGLIAIVLLIGGGLSALQAGVTATAIPFSIVMLLMCYSIIKALNGELKHIRR; this comes from the coding sequence ATGAGCACTAAAAGCGACCCTGAGTCGCCGCCTATGGCTAGTGATATGCAAACCGACTACGTGGTCGGGCAGGATAATATCGAGGGGAGCTTTGGCCCCATCGGGTTTGATATCCATAATCGCGTTTTTGCTGTATCCGCCCTTGCTTCGGTCGTGTTTATTATCCTCACCCTACTATTTCCTGAACGCGCAGGGAGCATTTTTCAGTCGATTGTCGCCTTTTCCACGGGAACCCTGGACTGGTATTTCATGATCCTGGTGGATTTCTTTATTTTGTTTTGCTTGGCGCTAGTGGTCTTGCCTTATGGATCAGTCAGGCTAGGGGGGCCTGACGCTCGCCCGGATCATAGCTATCTTTCTTGGTTTGCAATGCTGTTCACTGCTGGCATTGGCATCGGCTTACTGTTTTTTGGCGTTCTAGAGCCGGTTTATCACGCCAATGTTTCGCTGCCTTTAGGTATTACGTCGCCCTTCGGAAGTGACGGAACACTGAACCCAGACGCGATTGCTGATGCTAGTGCCATGGGGCTTGCGGGCACCTATCTTCACTGGGGGCTCCATGGCTGGGCAGTGTATGTTGTGATGGCGCTCGCACTGGGCATTTTTACCTATAACAAAGGCCTGCCATTTTCGATACGTTCAGCATTTTTTCCAATTCTGGGCGAACGCGTCTGGGGCTGGTGGGGTCATGCCATCGACATTCTGGCAGTGTTTGCCACCCTCTTCGGACTGGCCACATCCCTTGGGCTGGGCGCACAACAAGCGAATGCGGGGATGAACTTCGTCTTTGGCATGGAGGTAAACACCACCACCCAGGTGATCGTCATTGTGCTCGTAACGGCAGTCGCGCTAGTGTCCGTATGGCGTGGATTAGAGGGCGGCTTAAAGAAGCTGTCTGAATTCAATATGATCCTGGCCGTGTTGTTCTTCTTCTTCGTTTTGTTTGCCGGGCCAACGTTGATTGCGCTAAGCGGTTTCATGTCCGGGCTTGTCACCTATGTTGCTGACTTCCTGCCTCTATCGGCCCCTTTCGGCCGTGACGATGATGCCTACCGTCAATCCTGGACTATTTTCTACTGGGCGTGGTGGATCAGTTGGGCACCTTTCGTCGGCATGTTTATCGCCCGCGTGTCGCGAGGCCGTACCGTGCGAGAGTTCGTGCTTTGTGTGCTGCTTGTTCCCAGCTTGTTCATCTTTATTTGGATGGGCGTCTTTGGCGCTACGGCGCTAGATCAGCTCTACGCAGATCCCGCTAGCAGTCTGGTTAAAGAGTATGTCATCGACAACTACAGACCTGAACTGTCGCTATTTGGCATGCTTAATGAGCTGCCTCTAACAGGCATTATGTCTACCTTAGGCATCGTATTAGCACTGATATTCTTTGTTACCTCGTCGGACTCGGGGTCTTTGGTGATCGACACTATCACGGCCGGCGGAAAAATTGACGCTCCCCGCCCACAGCGCATGTTCTGGGCAATTGTTGAGGGGCTTATCGCTATCGTACTGCTGATTGGTGGCGGCTTATCAGCGCTTCAGGCAGGCGTGACGGCAACAGCCATTCCATTCTCAATTGTTATGCTGTTGATGTGCTACTCGATCATTAAAGCGCTGAATGGCGAGTTAAAGCATATACGTCGCTAA
- the betC gene encoding choline-sulfatase yields the protein MTIRQPNILFLMADQIAASAMPFHGHPIVKPPHLSRLADEGVVFDSAYCNTPLCAPSRFTLMAGQLPSRIGGYDNAADFPADTPTFAHYLRDAGYYTALTGKMHFCGPDQLHGFEERLTTDIYPADYGWFVDWENFHERPSYYHNMSSVIQAGPCVRSNQLDFDDEVAFRAKRFLYDYARNGEQRPFCLTVSMTHPHDPYTIPQEYWDRYQHDAIDMPRVPYSRELMDPHSKRLRHVYQCDEGTINDEQIRNARHAYYGALSYVDDQIGDVLKALKETGLDENTIIVFSGDHGDMLGERGLWYKMSWFEGSARVPMIIHAPQRFTPGRVRESVSTMDLLPTFAELAHNGSAPEYAVPIDGRSLLPHLTGNGGHDEVIGEYLGEGAIAPLLMIRRGRYKFVHTAPDPDQLFDLDADPLELNNLAESPAYQELCKEFRNEVASRWDYEQMHNEVIASQRRRKLVSRALKQGKVTPWDYQPTFDASTQYMRNNIDLDDLERRARLSATASVTNNR from the coding sequence ATGACGATCCGACAACCCAACATTCTTTTCCTGATGGCCGACCAGATAGCAGCCTCAGCGATGCCCTTCCACGGCCACCCCATCGTAAAACCCCCCCACCTCTCACGATTGGCAGATGAAGGGGTAGTGTTCGACTCAGCCTACTGCAACACCCCGCTGTGCGCGCCATCTCGTTTTACGCTGATGGCAGGGCAATTGCCGTCACGCATTGGAGGTTATGACAATGCCGCTGACTTCCCCGCAGATACTCCTACTTTCGCCCATTATCTACGCGATGCTGGTTACTACACCGCCCTCACCGGTAAGATGCATTTCTGCGGCCCTGACCAGTTGCATGGTTTCGAAGAACGGCTGACCACCGATATCTACCCGGCCGACTATGGCTGGTTTGTCGACTGGGAAAACTTTCATGAACGGCCTAGCTACTACCACAATATGTCGTCGGTGATTCAGGCGGGGCCATGCGTGCGCTCCAACCAGCTCGACTTCGACGATGAAGTCGCTTTCCGCGCTAAGCGCTTTCTTTACGATTATGCCCGCAATGGCGAGCAGCGGCCCTTCTGCCTGACTGTTTCAATGACGCACCCACACGACCCTTACACCATTCCTCAGGAGTACTGGGACCGCTACCAGCACGACGCCATCGATATGCCACGGGTGCCCTATTCAAGAGAGCTGATGGATCCACACTCCAAGCGGCTGCGTCATGTTTACCAGTGCGATGAGGGCACCATCAACGATGAACAGATCCGCAACGCGCGCCATGCTTATTATGGGGCGCTAAGCTATGTCGACGATCAAATCGGTGACGTGCTTAAAGCGTTGAAGGAGACTGGCCTCGATGAAAACACCATCATTGTTTTCTCAGGTGATCACGGTGATATGCTCGGCGAGCGCGGCCTGTGGTACAAGATGAGCTGGTTCGAGGGCTCAGCACGTGTGCCGATGATTATCCATGCGCCACAACGCTTTACTCCAGGCAGGGTGCGTGAATCAGTATCGACTATGGATCTGCTGCCAACGTTTGCTGAACTAGCCCACAATGGAAGCGCACCAGAGTATGCCGTGCCGATTGATGGTCGCAGCCTCTTGCCGCACCTGACGGGAAACGGTGGCCACGATGAGGTAATAGGCGAGTATCTTGGCGAAGGGGCTATTGCACCGCTACTAATGATTCGTCGCGGTCGTTACAAATTCGTCCACACTGCACCAGATCCAGATCAGCTATTCGATCTCGATGCAGATCCGCTAGAGCTCAATAATCTCGCCGAAAGCCCTGCTTATCAGGAATTATGTAAGGAATTTCGCAATGAGGTCGCCAGTCGCTGGGACTATGAGCAAATGCATAATGAGGTGATTGCCAGTCAACGGCGCCGCAAACTAGTTTCGCGGGCCCTTAAGCAAGGCAAAGTTACGCCATGGGATTATCAGCCCACTTTCGATGCTAGTACCCAGTATATGCGTAACAACATCGACTTGGACGACCTAGAGCGTCGAGCACGTTTATCAGCCACCGCCTCCGTAACAAACAACCGTTGA
- a CDS encoding LysR substrate-binding domain-containing protein yields MSLIGRKVSQNGLRVFEVAARHLSFTAAANELRSTQSAVSQQVRALEEELGLQLFDRVYRGVLLTESGHALFASVQEGFSIIEETIERLQHRQHNPHVNILTDFSLAAYWLMPRLPMFRQQHPNIDVRILTSQEVFEWRGQEVDVAIMFCDERGMKNASPLFQEEVFPVCSAGFLKQYGPLEQLSSLAEVPLLTLTADQRQHWLDWPTYFKQMGGAPYGQSSELDFNNYTLLIQAAIAGQGVALGWRGLVEDMLERGMLVGLKHLSLATPNGYGIIDANPNDNGVGKRTFLDWIASNPPV; encoded by the coding sequence ATGTCATTAATCGGGCGAAAGGTGTCACAGAATGGGTTAAGGGTGTTTGAAGTGGCGGCTAGACACCTTAGCTTTACAGCGGCTGCTAATGAACTGCGTTCGACCCAGTCGGCGGTCAGCCAGCAGGTTCGGGCGTTGGAAGAAGAGCTTGGCTTACAGCTTTTTGACCGGGTATACCGTGGCGTGCTACTGACCGAATCTGGTCATGCGCTGTTTGCCAGTGTTCAGGAGGGGTTTTCGATCATTGAGGAGACGATCGAACGGCTGCAGCATCGCCAGCATAATCCGCACGTCAATATTTTGACCGATTTTTCGTTGGCTGCTTACTGGCTGATGCCGCGGCTGCCGATGTTTCGGCAGCAGCACCCTAATATCGACGTACGCATTTTAACTAGCCAGGAAGTCTTTGAGTGGAGAGGGCAAGAGGTCGATGTGGCCATTATGTTCTGTGATGAACGGGGGATGAAAAACGCTTCTCCATTGTTTCAGGAGGAGGTTTTTCCTGTCTGTAGTGCTGGTTTTTTGAAACAGTACGGCCCATTGGAACAGCTCTCATCGCTTGCTGAAGTCCCCCTGCTGACCCTTACCGCTGATCAACGGCAGCACTGGCTGGATTGGCCGACATACTTCAAGCAAATGGGCGGGGCGCCTTATGGGCAATCTTCCGAACTGGATTTCAATAACTATACGCTGTTGATTCAAGCGGCGATTGCAGGGCAAGGCGTAGCGCTGGGTTGGAGAGGGCTAGTCGAAGACATGCTCGAGCGTGGCATGCTGGTCGGACTGAAGCATCTCAGTCTGGCGACGCCTAATGGTTACGGCATCATTGATGCCAACCCAAATGACAATGGGGTTGGCAAACGCACGTTTCTCGACTGGATCGCATCGAACCCTCCCGTTTAA
- a CDS encoding YcjF family protein, translating into MSNPQPRRDFQTEEAPAPNPEQLRQRESFAATESHQPLTPQADIKALPEASLSTPRKRRWGLMFALVGGATLGSVELATGIPDAFSQSQWMTMAWQLFGISLIGLGGLSLLKELGRLRRLKRHDRLRHDLAELPQRSTKQAQSMAEQLKRQLKLSDDDPHWQAFQRACQPHHSGEEIQTLLRYHLLAPRDREAQRLITRMSGETAIMVAISPLTLVDMALVAWRSLAMVDRLCRLYGLELGYASRLRLFRNVLHNMAFAGASELATDASMDMLSLDLAGRLSARAGQGLATGLLSARLGLRAQRLCRPVAFTDEEQPKLADLRQDLWRQIKRLDKEPVSQDR; encoded by the coding sequence ATGAGTAATCCTCAGCCGCGCCGGGATTTCCAAACAGAAGAAGCACCCGCCCCCAACCCCGAGCAATTGCGTCAGCGTGAAAGTTTTGCCGCGACTGAATCGCATCAGCCGCTGACTCCCCAGGCAGACATCAAAGCACTTCCGGAAGCGAGCCTGAGCACACCCCGAAAACGCCGTTGGGGGTTGATGTTTGCCCTGGTCGGCGGTGCTACGTTGGGCAGCGTAGAATTGGCCACCGGCATTCCAGACGCCTTTTCCCAGTCACAGTGGATGACCATGGCCTGGCAGCTGTTTGGCATTAGTTTGATTGGTTTAGGCGGTTTGTCATTGTTGAAAGAGCTTGGCCGTCTGCGTCGCTTAAAGCGCCATGACCGTTTACGCCATGATCTAGCCGAGCTGCCACAGCGCTCTACCAAGCAAGCCCAATCCATGGCAGAGCAGCTCAAGCGCCAGCTAAAGCTGAGCGACGATGATCCTCATTGGCAGGCATTTCAACGTGCCTGTCAGCCCCACCATAGCGGTGAAGAGATACAAACACTGCTACGCTACCATCTACTGGCGCCCCGCGATCGCGAAGCCCAACGCCTAATTACCCGTATGTCTGGTGAAACGGCCATTATGGTGGCTATCAGCCCGCTGACGTTGGTGGATATGGCACTGGTGGCCTGGCGCAGTCTTGCCATGGTCGACAGACTCTGCCGCCTTTACGGACTTGAGCTTGGTTACGCTAGCCGTCTACGGCTGTTTCGCAATGTGCTGCATAACATGGCCTTTGCCGGGGCCAGCGAGCTCGCTACTGACGCCAGCATGGATATGCTCTCACTGGATTTGGCAGGTAGGCTTTCCGCTCGTGCGGGCCAAGGTTTGGCCACAGGCCTACTGAGCGCCCGTTTAGGGCTACGCGCCCAGCGTCTATGTCGCCCAGTGGCCTTTACGGATGAAGAGCAACCCAAGTTGGCCGATCTACGCCAAGACCTATGGAGGCAAATCAAACGGCTCGATAAAGAGCCCGTTTCACAAGATCGTTAA
- a CDS encoding YcjX family protein yields the protein MRQPLSRELSNLLERGRDRQLRLAVTGLSQAGKTAFLTSLVNQLRHAGVEAQLDLLPAAREGRLLGAQRLNQPDLGVPRFPYDPGMAALRDTPPRWPEPTRGISELRLQLRYRPAQQGWFTPDIAHLTLDLFDYPGEWLLDLPLLQHDFYSWCQAQSLHEGPHRKVLFSEWLTEAEQLDPAAEADEAKLAALADAYAQGLRRAKQAGFSDLQPGRFLLPGELDGAPVLQFFPLPELNAPKETLEALPDTSIYATLAARFRYYQQQVVRPFYRDHFRRFDRQIVLVDVLGALNAGPERFEDLSHALRQLMQSFDYGKRSLLTRLFAPKIDRLAIAATKADHVTPDQHGNVVQLLEALLAEPLKDLRFADIPVKALSLAAIRATEAREVLHEGKRTPALKGTTLEGEDVLVYPGDVPNRLPKPDFWQQQGFDFPSFRPMSVDSEALSHIRMDAAIDWLIGDKLI from the coding sequence ATGCGCCAGCCGTTAAGTCGCGAACTGAGCAATTTATTAGAGCGAGGCCGTGACCGGCAATTAAGGCTGGCGGTAACGGGGCTGTCTCAGGCAGGGAAAACCGCGTTTCTAACGTCACTGGTTAACCAACTGCGCCACGCTGGGGTGGAAGCTCAGCTAGACTTGCTACCCGCCGCCCGTGAAGGGCGTTTGCTGGGTGCGCAGCGGTTGAACCAACCGGACCTTGGCGTGCCACGTTTCCCTTATGATCCTGGCATGGCGGCGCTTCGTGATACGCCGCCGCGCTGGCCTGAGCCCACCCGTGGCATCAGTGAACTGCGTTTACAGCTGCGCTACCGCCCTGCCCAACAAGGCTGGTTTACTCCAGACATTGCCCACTTAACCCTCGACTTGTTCGACTACCCAGGCGAGTGGCTGCTGGATTTACCCCTGCTACAGCACGATTTTTACAGCTGGTGCCAGGCGCAATCACTGCATGAAGGACCACACCGGAAGGTGTTATTCAGCGAATGGTTAACGGAGGCTGAACAACTAGACCCTGCCGCCGAGGCTGATGAAGCTAAACTGGCAGCACTCGCAGATGCCTATGCCCAAGGTCTTCGCCGGGCCAAACAAGCAGGATTTTCCGATCTTCAGCCAGGACGTTTTCTGCTCCCTGGCGAGCTAGATGGCGCGCCAGTACTGCAATTTTTTCCGCTGCCTGAATTAAATGCACCAAAAGAAACCCTGGAAGCACTACCCGATACTAGTATTTACGCCACCTTGGCCGCGCGCTTTCGCTACTACCAGCAGCAGGTGGTACGGCCCTTTTATCGTGACCATTTTCGCCGTTTCGACCGTCAGATTGTGCTGGTCGATGTACTTGGTGCGCTTAATGCCGGGCCGGAACGCTTTGAAGACCTTTCCCATGCACTGCGCCAACTGATGCAAAGCTTCGATTACGGCAAGCGCAGTCTGTTGACGCGTCTATTTGCGCCGAAAATAGACCGTCTGGCCATTGCTGCTACCAAAGCTGACCACGTAACGCCCGACCAGCACGGCAATGTTGTGCAACTGCTGGAAGCGTTACTTGCTGAGCCACTTAAAGACCTGCGTTTTGCCGACATTCCGGTGAAGGCATTGTCACTGGCAGCCATACGCGCCACTGAAGCCCGTGAAGTGCTCCACGAAGGCAAACGCACCCCCGCGCTAAAAGGCACTACCCTGGAGGGTGAAGACGTACTGGTCTACCCAGGTGACGTGCCAAACCGCCTTCCGAAACCCGACTTTTGGCAGCAGCAAGGCTTCGACTTTCCCAGCTTTCGCCCCATGTCCGTTGACAGCGAAGCGCTTTCACACATCCGCATGGATGCCGCTATCGACTGGCTGATTGGAGATAAATTGATATGA
- a CDS encoding D-hexose-6-phosphate mutarotase, protein MIPDSLKQLLSDVDGHQQVTWQGRDIALFKMAWGEMAVSLQGAQVLHFEPTDDTGWLWVTPTPQALPGAIRGGIPLCWPWFGDERYADESPDRNGPFHGLARHAQWRLDAIDDHAEGIEVHLSPIERLHSQLTARVVIQANAQRLNVELISENIGEVPVKISGALHTYLAVSDVHQCRLEGLAGARYLDKLRGFGEDQQQGTLAIRGAVDRIYHTNEAVLLNDGQRTLRIAKQSSDSTVVWHPDSDLPSDTPADAARHFFCVEAANTRLDPVWLVPGAQHLLGTTLSRG, encoded by the coding sequence ATGATTCCCGATTCTCTCAAGCAATTACTGTCCGATGTAGACGGCCACCAGCAGGTAACCTGGCAAGGGCGCGACATAGCGCTGTTCAAGATGGCTTGGGGAGAAATGGCAGTTAGCCTACAGGGCGCACAAGTGCTGCATTTTGAACCCACTGACGACACCGGCTGGCTTTGGGTTACCCCCACACCGCAGGCGCTTCCAGGTGCAATCCGTGGTGGCATCCCTCTATGCTGGCCCTGGTTTGGCGACGAACGCTATGCTGATGAAAGCCCTGACCGTAACGGCCCTTTTCACGGGCTTGCTCGTCACGCTCAGTGGCGTTTAGACGCGATTGATGACCATGCTGAAGGTATTGAAGTGCATCTCTCTCCTATCGAGCGCCTACATAGTCAGCTAACCGCTCGCGTCGTCATTCAAGCGAATGCCCAGCGCTTGAACGTTGAATTAATTAGCGAAAATATTGGCGAAGTACCGGTCAAGATCAGCGGTGCGCTGCATACTTACTTGGCTGTTAGTGATGTACACCAGTGCCGCCTGGAAGGGTTGGCTGGCGCACGTTATTTAGACAAACTGCGCGGTTTTGGCGAAGACCAACAACAGGGTACGCTGGCTATTCGCGGAGCCGTCGACCGTATTTATCACACCAATGAAGCCGTATTATTGAACGATGGGCAGCGCACGCTGCGTATTGCCAAACAATCCAGCGACTCCACCGTGGTGTGGCACCCAGACAGCGATTTGCCCAGCGATACGCCTGCCGATGCGGCACGTCACTTTTTTTGCGTTGAAGCTGCTAACACCCGCCTAGATCCAGTATGGCTAGTCCCCGGCGCACAACACCTATTAGGTACGACATTAAGCCGCGGTTAA
- a CDS encoding GlsB/YeaQ/YmgE family stress response membrane protein, which produces MGFIAWLIIGGLAGWIAGNIMRGGGFGILGNIGVGVVGAVLGGFLFSLLGLQAGGFIGSLVTAIVGAVVLLWIISKVKSA; this is translated from the coding sequence ATGGGCTTTATTGCGTGGTTGATTATTGGTGGTTTGGCTGGCTGGATCGCTGGCAACATCATGCGTGGCGGTGGTTTTGGTATTTTGGGCAATATTGGTGTCGGTGTTGTTGGCGCAGTGCTTGGTGGGTTTTTATTTAGCCTGTTAGGTCTGCAAGCGGGCGGTTTTATCGGTTCGTTGGTGACCGCAATCGTCGGTGCAGTCGTGTTGTTATGGATAATCAGTAAAGTTAAAAGCGCTTAG